One Parasphingorhabdus cellanae genomic region harbors:
- a CDS encoding tryptophan halogenase family protein, with amino-acid sequence MTDPAAKDFVILGGGTAGWMAACLLANQWRGRGATVTLIESKEIGIIGVGEGSTPQLKAFFDRLGIAEREWMPACDATYKNGISFHGWSNRPGYESYFHPFPAPIDNHTAAKFFYNTRARRTGRDVDAHPDRFFLPALLAATEKAPIAPEHFPFEPTYGYHFDAHKVGAFLADHATENLGVRHIEGRVENVERADNGDIAALITEDRSRIAGNFFLDCSGFRAILFNGALDEPFLPFSDNLFNDSAVVMPTTRADQTRLPSQTKATALSAGWVWDIPLTTRSGNGYVYSSSHIDAEAAECELRQHLGVGDTGEARHLKMRVGRVRNSWSHNALAIGLSQGFLEPLEATALHIVIATVEQFIGSFEAGDFTPEHRDSFNADIAARYEGIRDYIVCHYKVNRREDAAGIDYWAANRANQNLSDDLKSVLTSWYTGGDLTAEISRLGIGKYYSAISWHSLLAGYGTFPDDAKITPPGDDIVIHDVSEIQRFLDRCALNFDDHAQALSVFD; translated from the coding sequence ATGACCGATCCCGCCGCCAAAGATTTCGTCATATTGGGCGGCGGGACGGCCGGATGGATGGCGGCCTGTTTACTCGCAAACCAATGGCGTGGTCGCGGCGCAACAGTCACGCTGATCGAAAGCAAGGAAATCGGTATTATCGGTGTTGGCGAAGGCTCCACACCACAATTGAAAGCCTTTTTTGACAGGCTGGGCATAGCGGAACGCGAGTGGATGCCCGCCTGCGATGCCACTTATAAGAACGGCATCAGCTTTCATGGCTGGTCCAACCGGCCCGGCTATGAAAGCTATTTTCATCCTTTTCCGGCCCCGATCGACAATCATACAGCGGCCAAATTTTTCTATAACACCCGGGCCCGGCGGACCGGTCGGGATGTTGACGCGCACCCTGATCGCTTCTTCCTGCCAGCGCTTCTAGCCGCGACCGAAAAAGCGCCAATAGCACCCGAGCATTTCCCTTTTGAACCAACTTATGGTTATCATTTTGATGCCCATAAAGTCGGCGCTTTTCTGGCAGACCATGCAACAGAAAATCTGGGCGTCAGACATATTGAGGGTAGGGTCGAGAATGTCGAGCGGGCAGATAACGGCGATATAGCTGCGCTCATCACGGAAGACAGATCGCGCATTGCAGGGAATTTCTTCCTCGATTGCAGCGGTTTTCGCGCCATATTATTCAATGGCGCCTTGGACGAACCGTTTCTGCCTTTTTCGGATAATCTGTTTAATGACAGCGCGGTGGTCATGCCAACCACTCGTGCCGATCAGACACGCTTGCCCAGCCAGACCAAGGCGACGGCGCTATCAGCGGGTTGGGTTTGGGACATTCCTCTGACCACGCGCAGCGGCAACGGTTATGTCTATTCCTCTTCCCATATCGACGCGGAGGCGGCGGAATGCGAGCTGCGCCAGCATTTGGGCGTCGGCGATACTGGTGAAGCAAGGCATCTAAAAATGCGGGTCGGCCGGGTGCGCAACAGCTGGTCCCATAACGCGCTTGCCATCGGCCTTTCCCAAGGCTTTCTCGAACCGCTGGAAGCAACCGCGCTGCATATCGTGATCGCCACGGTCGAACAATTTATCGGATCGTTTGAAGCTGGCGACTTCACACCGGAACATCGCGATAGTTTCAACGCCGACATCGCGGCCCGATATGAAGGCATCCGCGACTATATTGTCTGTCACTATAAGGTAAACCGGCGCGAAGATGCCGCTGGGATCGATTATTGGGCCGCCAATCGGGCCAATCAAAACCTGTCAGATGATCTGAAATCCGTGCTCACCAGCTGGTATACCGGGGGCGACCTGACTGCCGAAATATCCCGGCTCGGCATCGGCAAATATTATAGCGCCATCAGCTGGCACAGTCTTTTAGCTGGCTATGGCACTTTTCCGGATGACGCAAAGATTACACCGCCCGGCGATGATATTGTGATCCATGATGTGTCAGAGATTCAGCGTTTTTTGGATCGGTGCGCGTTAAATTTCGACGACCATGCGCAAGCTTTGTCGGTTTTCGATTAA
- a CDS encoding GGDEF domain-containing protein, with translation MAEASLVFRILMVVILLVFTIVFAALYAYDRDQKAPAWIALAYFIGLTSFLFDLGRSVFDPVISDILAKIALWMVSAFWVLSVFEYHKVRPPRAVLLSIFGVGLSLLLWFSLKQPDIIQRSIFSSSTGGLLLACALPILWRYRKNMLETAWFWAFAGLSATYFVRPVIIYGLLGERYTETSYNASSYAALLHSSSALWGLACGLVMMLVMGNKIIEKHLLASIKDPLTGLLNRRGLDNYVSTHWSSKKNKKRTLLILDLDHFKSVNDEYGHEAGDQVLVRTADMLRTLTHGLATIARIGGEEFVILLNKMEAKDARLVAEHLRLSIGMIMHPELGKRGTVTASIGMASMFPQESFAMALRRADQALYQAKTRGRNLLVVAPEDRREPHLKIAQ, from the coding sequence ATGGCCGAAGCAAGTCTAGTCTTTCGAATCTTGATGGTCGTAATCCTGTTGGTTTTTACGATCGTTTTTGCAGCGCTCTACGCTTATGATCGCGACCAAAAGGCACCGGCCTGGATCGCGCTGGCGTATTTTATTGGCCTCACCTCGTTTCTGTTTGATTTGGGGCGGTCTGTCTTTGATCCCGTCATTTCCGATATTCTCGCGAAAATAGCGCTTTGGATGGTGAGCGCGTTCTGGGTGTTGAGCGTTTTTGAATATCACAAAGTGAGGCCTCCGCGAGCAGTTTTGCTTTCCATATTCGGCGTCGGCTTGAGCTTGTTACTCTGGTTCAGCCTGAAACAACCAGATATCATCCAGCGGTCGATATTTTCCAGCAGCACCGGCGGGTTGTTGCTGGCTTGTGCGTTGCCAATATTATGGCGATATCGCAAGAATATGCTCGAAACCGCCTGGTTTTGGGCATTTGCCGGGTTGAGCGCGACCTATTTCGTGCGCCCGGTTATCATCTACGGATTGCTTGGGGAGCGCTATACCGAAACATCCTATAATGCCTCTTCCTATGCCGCCCTGTTGCATTCCAGCAGCGCCCTCTGGGGGCTCGCCTGCGGTCTGGTTATGATGCTGGTGATGGGTAACAAGATCATCGAAAAACATCTGTTGGCGTCGATCAAAGACCCGCTGACTGGTTTACTCAACCGTCGCGGACTGGACAATTACGTCAGCACGCATTGGAGCAGCAAGAAAAACAAAAAGCGGACGCTACTGATTCTTGACCTTGATCATTTCAAAAGCGTGAATGACGAATATGGGCATGAGGCCGGCGATCAGGTGCTGGTGCGAACCGCTGACATGTTAAGAACGCTAACCCACGGGCTTGCCACCATCGCCCGAATTGGCGGGGAGGAGTTCGTCATTCTGCTCAATAAGATGGAAGCAAAGGATGCCCGGTTGGTCGCGGAACATCTCCGACTATCAATTGGCATGATCATGCATCCCGAGCTTGGCAAGCGCGGCACCGTGACTGCCAGCATCGGTATGGCCTCTATGTTCCCCCAGGAAAGCTTCGCAATGGCATTACGCCGCGCCGATCAAGCGCTATATCAAGCCAAAACCCGGGGCCGGAACCTGCTGGTCGTTGCGCCAGAAGATCGGCGTGAGCCGCATCTGAAAATAGCGCAATAG
- a CDS encoding putative quinol monooxygenase, which yields MAAVGVVATLTVAEGKNADFEAAFSELTAAVRENEPGNEFYSVFQCKDNPQQYKVLERYADQAALDAHGKSDHFRASGPKLAPCMAAAPVIEYLDGI from the coding sequence ATGGCAGCAGTAGGCGTAGTGGCAACTTTAACCGTAGCGGAAGGAAAGAATGCCGATTTTGAAGCGGCCTTTTCTGAATTGACGGCTGCCGTTCGGGAAAATGAGCCCGGGAATGAATTTTACTCTGTTTTTCAATGCAAGGATAATCCCCAGCAATATAAAGTGCTGGAACGCTATGCCGATCAGGCGGCGCTGGACGCCCACGGGAAATCCGATCATTTCCGTGCTAGCGGGCCCAAGCTCGCGCCTTGCATGGCCGCCGCTCCTGTTATTGAATATCTCGACGGAATCTAG